The DNA sequence GGGCGGCTGGCATATCGTCGGCCAGGCGTTTGGCGAGGCGAACAGGCTGACATTCGCTTCGACCGGTCCCTTGGCATAGCCGAAATCGATCGATGCGATGTCGGCGGTCTCTGCTTTGAGCTTCGCATAGGGAACGACGCGCGACGGACCGTTCGCCCCATCGCAGTGGGGCCGTGCAGCACGAGCTGGCGAACGCGATGGTTGAGCAGATCGAAGTCGCGAGCGCGATCGAGAATGTCGCTTGAGGTCCGCCTCGCATAGACCCGGGTCTTCATTTTCCACGCCGGTTCACACGCTCTCCCAAACGCTCCCTCACCCGGCCCCTCCCTATCGGCCGGGCTTTTTGAGGAGCAACACAGACATGAATCTGCTCGATGACGGGTCTGCCGTGCACCGTCCGGTGCGCACGCGCGTCACCCATATCGATTCGCTGCGCGGCCTCGCGCTGCTGGGCATCATCGTCATGAACATCGGTTCGATGGTGATGATGTTCAACGGACGCCAGGTGTTCGGCGCGGCGACCGGGGTGGACATGGGCATCGCTGCCGTCGACCTGCTGTTCGTGCTGGGCAAGGCGCGGTCCTGCTTCGCCTTTCTGTTCGGTGCGGGCTTCGCCATCTTGCTGACGCGCGCCGAGGCGAAGGGTGCGGATTTCCGCAGCTTCTATATGCGGCGCCTCGGGGCGCTGCTGCTGTTCGGTCTCGTCAACCAGATCTTCCTTTTCTGGGGCGACATCCTGGTGACTTACGCGCTGCTCGGTTTCCTGCTGATGCTGTGCGCAAGCTGGCGCAACGCCACCCTGCTGAAGGTCGGGCTGGCGCTGACGGTGGCGCCGCCGCTCGTTGACGGTCTGGCGCAGGCAGTGCTCGGCCATCCGATCCCGAGCCTGTTCACGCCTACTGCGGCCGATCGTGCGGCACATGGTCTTACCGCCTATACGAGCGCTTCCTATCTCGACGCGATCCGCGCGAACATCTGGATCGGGGCGACGCGTCACGCGAGCGCTACCGCGCACATGATCGTCTATGATCTCAGCGTCTTCGGCCTGTTCCTCCTCGGCAGCTGGTCGGTCCGCACCGGCGCGCTGACCGATCCCGCGCGCCACCGGCAGCTGCTTCGGCGGATCGCCTGGTGGGGCATTCCCTCGGGTCTGATCCTGAGCGCCGTGAACATGATGCCGTTCCTCGGCTTTCAGGCGAAGGGGCTTGCCGCCGCAGGCGCCACCGCTGCCTTTGCCGGCGTCCCGATCTTGGCGTTCGGCTATCTCGCCGCGCTGACCCTGCTCTTTTCGCGGGGCGCGCGCCAGCTGCAAGCCGTGCTCGCGCCGGCCGGGCGGATGGCGCTCACCAACTATCTCTTGTCGGGCGCATTCGGCGGCTGGGTCTTCTATGGCTACGGCCTGGGTCGCATCAGCGCGTTCGGCATCACCGGAATCACCGTCTTCGCGCTGCTCCTCTTCCTCGCCCTCGCGCTGCTCAGCCGCTTGTGGCTGTCGGTCTTTCCTTACGGTCCGGTGGAATGGCTGTGGCGGCGGCTGAGCTATGGCACCGCCGCGAACCGGCCGGCCGACCTCGCGCAATCGATGGCGGGCTGAGCATGCGCATCTTCCCGCTCGCCCTGCTTCAGTCGGCATCCGCTGGCGAACCCGCCGGCGCGGCGTATCGGCCGAATACGTCCGCCACGACGCGCGCGGCGGGCACACGGCTGCGCGCCATCGATATCCTGCGCGGGCTGGTCATCGTCCTGATGGTACTCGACCATGTGCGCCATTACTTCCACGTCAGCGGCTTTGCCTTCGATCCGCTGGATCCGGCGCGCACCACCGCGCTGCTCTACGCCACCCGCTGGGTGACGCATTTCTGTGCGACCACCTTCGTCTTTCTGACGGGCGTGTCCGCCTGGCTGCAGGCCGCCAACGGCAAGGCGAAACCGGTACTGTCCGGATTCCTGCTGAAGCGCGGCATCTGGCTGGTCATACTCGAGGTGACCGTGGTGAGCTTCGGCTGGTCGTTCAGCCTTCCCTATTTTATGTTCCTGCAGGTGATCTGGGCGATCGGCTGGGCGATGGTGGCGCTGGCGGCGTTCGTCTGGCTTCCGCATCGCGTCATCCTCGGCATCGGAATCGCGATCGTCATGGGCCACAACCTGCTGGACCCGCTGACCCCGCAGCAATTCGGATCGCTGGGCTGGCTCTGGGTGTTCCTGCACGAAGGGGGCATGTGGTCGGCGGGCGGCGCTCCGATCGCCTTTGTCGGCTACCCGGTCCTCGCCTGGATCGGCGTGATGGCGCTGGGCTTTGGCCTCGGCCCGGTCTTCCTGTCGGCGAAGCGCGACCGCGCGCTGGTCCTGATCGGCGCGGCGATGATCGTCGCCTTCCTGACGCTGCGGGCGCTCAACGGCTATGGCGATCCGCGCCCCTGGGCCGCCGAGACGTCGTGGGCCGCGACGGTCATGCGCTTCCTCGACGTGACCAAATACCCGCCCTCGCTCCTGTTCGTCTGCGCCACGCTCGGCCCGATGCTCCTGATCGTCCCGTTGCTCGAGCGCTGGAGCGGCGCGGCGGGGCGGGTCCTGCGGGTCTTCGGCGCCGTGCCGCTGTTCGCTTATCTGCTCCACGTCTATCTGGTCCACGCCCTGAGCATCGTTGCCCATCTGCTGTCCGGACGATCGACCGACGGGCTGTTCGACTTTCTGCGGAAGGCGTTCCTCGATCCAGGCGCGCTGTCGGCGCTCGACTTCCCGATCTCGGCCACCTTCGCCGCCTGGGGCACGACGCTGCTGCTACTCTATCCCTGCTGCCGGTGGTGGGGCGCGGTGAAGGCGCGCCGCCGCGACTGGTGGCTGTCCTATCTCTGAGCAGCTCCTGTCGCTCAATCGCTCTCCCGAGCGGGAGGCGCATGCGCCGCCGCCGAAATTCGGCCTTCCAACATAAGGATGACAATCGTGACTCGTAGCTTCATCGCTGCCGCACTTCTCCTGTCGGCAACCGCCATGCCTGCGTCGCTGTGCGCCCAGCAGGTCCATGCTCCCAAAGTGCCTTTTGCCGAGAACGTCTTCGGCGACGCCGTCTCCGATCCCTATCGCTGGATGGAGGATCCGGCACGCCGCGGCGAGATGCTCGCCTGGCTGGAGGCGTCGAGCAGCGCCGCCAGGCGGCAGCTCGAAGCCTTGCCGGAGCGCCCGGCGTTCGCCGCGCTCCTCGCGGCCGCGACCGCGGCGGGCACGAGCCAGGGCGAGGCGCAATCGGCCGGCAACCGGCTCTTCTTTCTCCGGGCCGAGCCCAGCGACCAGACAGCGAAGCTGATCGTCCGCGAGGGCAGGGACGAGCGTGTGCTCTTCGCGCCGCCAAAAGGGGCGGCGATCAGCAACTACAGCGTCGCCCCGGATGGCCTGACCGTGGCGGTCCATGTTGCCCGCGGCGGCGGCGAAGCCGGCGACGCGACGTTCATCGACGTGGCGAGCGGCATGCCGCGCGGCACCGCCCTCGGTCCGATCTGGGGGCAGCTCCCCGTCAGCTGGCTTTCGAACGAGCGCGTCGCCTATACCCGCATGGCCGGCTATTCCGGCGAGGACCTGCAACGCGGCATGCAGGTCGTTGTGATGCAGCCGGGCGCCGCCGATGGCGGGCGAGCGGTTTTCGGCCACAATGTCTCGGGCAACGTTTCGGCGAGCGAGTTTCCCAGCATCGGCCGCGGTATCGCAAGCGATCTCGTGGTGGCGATGGCGGGAGGCGCCCGCGCTGATGTTCGCGCCCTGGTGACCCCGGCGAGCGCGCTCGAGGCGCCCAGCGTCCAATGGCATGAAGCGGTCGGCTATGACGCGCAGGCCTTGAGCGTCGCGGTGCGGGGCCGGGACATCTTCTATGTGTCCACGCTGGGCGCATCGAACGGCGCCTTGATGCGGCGGCGCTTCGGTGCAAACGGGGTCGAGGCGGCGGAGCGTGTCCTTGCGCCCGGCGATCTCATCCTCTCCGACGTTTATGCGACCCGCGACGGCATCTATGTCGTCGGCCGGCGCGACGGCATCGTCCATCTGCTGTTTCTCGCCGGCGGCAACGCGCCGGCGCGCGAAGTGCCGTTGTCGCGCGAGGCGGACATTCGATCCGCCACCACCAGTACCGACGGGGCTGCGTTGCTCTTCGGGCTGACCGACTGGACTCATGCCACCGACTTTCATCGCGCCATTGGCGGAAAGGTGTCGCCGCTCGGGCTCGAGTCGGCGACCTGGACCGCTGCGCGCGACATCAAGGTGATCCGCGAGGAGGCGGTCAGCCGCGACGGCCAGCGGGTGCCGATGATCATCCTCGCCCCGCGCCGCCGCTCGGGCACGGTCCCGACCATTTTGGGAGGCTATGGCGCCTATGGCCAGGCGACCACCTCGCCCTGGTACCAAAGCTATTTCCTGCCCTGGGCCGCACATGGGGGCGCCCTCGCCCTGTGCGGAACGCGGGGCGGCGGCGAGCGCGGGCGCGACTGGCATGAGGCGGGCCGGTCGGCGAACCGCCCCATGGCGCATGCCGACTTCATCGCCTGCGCCGAACGTCTGGTCGAGGCGGGCTATGCGCGCCGCGGGACGATCGCGGCGACCGGAACCAGCGCCGGCGGCACGCTCGTCCCGCCAGCCGTCCTGATGCGGCCCGAGCTGTTCTCGGCGTTGCTGCCGCGGGTAGCGATCCTCAACCCGACCCGGCTGGCGGTTGCGGACAACGGTCCCAACCAGTTCGCC is a window from the Sphingomonas sp. BT-65 genome containing:
- a CDS encoding prolyl oligopeptidase family serine peptidase, which codes for MTRSFIAAALLLSATAMPASLCAQQVHAPKVPFAENVFGDAVSDPYRWMEDPARRGEMLAWLEASSSAARRQLEALPERPAFAALLAAATAAGTSQGEAQSAGNRLFFLRAEPSDQTAKLIVREGRDERVLFAPPKGAAISNYSVAPDGLTVAVHVARGGGEAGDATFIDVASGMPRGTALGPIWGQLPVSWLSNERVAYTRMAGYSGEDLQRGMQVVVMQPGAADGGRAVFGHNVSGNVSASEFPSIGRGIASDLVVAMAGGARADVRALVTPASALEAPSVQWHEAVGYDAQALSVAVRGRDIFYVSTLGASNGALMRRRFGANGVEAAERVLAPGDLILSDVYATRDGIYVVGRRDGIVHLLFLAGGNAPAREVPLSREADIRSATTSTDGAALLFGLTDWTHATDFHRAIGGKVSPLGLESATWTAARDIKVIREEAVSRDGQRVPMIILAPRRRSGTVPTILGGYGAYGQATTSPWYQSYFLPWAAHGGALALCGTRGGGERGRDWHEAGRSANRPMAHADFIACAERLVEAGYARRGTIAATGTSAGGTLVPPAVLMRPELFSALLPRVAILNPTRLAVADNGPNQFAEMGDPATPAGYAALVAQDSYRMLETARDLPDTLLTLGLNDRRVSPWMSAKFAARALERFGDRRRVLIRADAEAGHGVGSARDRLIAEFTDLYAFAWDRASAGGNPGR
- a CDS encoding DUF418 domain-containing protein is translated as MNLLDDGSAVHRPVRTRVTHIDSLRGLALLGIIVMNIGSMVMMFNGRQVFGAATGVDMGIAAVDLLFVLGKARSCFAFLFGAGFAILLTRAEAKGADFRSFYMRRLGALLLFGLVNQIFLFWGDILVTYALLGFLLMLCASWRNATLLKVGLALTVAPPLVDGLAQAVLGHPIPSLFTPTAADRAAHGLTAYTSASYLDAIRANIWIGATRHASATAHMIVYDLSVFGLFLLGSWSVRTGALTDPARHRQLLRRIAWWGIPSGLILSAVNMMPFLGFQAKGLAAAGATAAFAGVPILAFGYLAALTLLFSRGARQLQAVLAPAGRMALTNYLLSGAFGGWVFYGYGLGRISAFGITGITVFALLLFLALALLSRLWLSVFPYGPVEWLWRRLSYGTAANRPADLAQSMAG
- a CDS encoding DUF1624 domain-containing protein encodes the protein MRIFPLALLQSASAGEPAGAAYRPNTSATTRAAGTRLRAIDILRGLVIVLMVLDHVRHYFHVSGFAFDPLDPARTTALLYATRWVTHFCATTFVFLTGVSAWLQAANGKAKPVLSGFLLKRGIWLVILEVTVVSFGWSFSLPYFMFLQVIWAIGWAMVALAAFVWLPHRVILGIGIAIVMGHNLLDPLTPQQFGSLGWLWVFLHEGGMWSAGGAPIAFVGYPVLAWIGVMALGFGLGPVFLSAKRDRALVLIGAAMIVAFLTLRALNGYGDPRPWAAETSWAATVMRFLDVTKYPPSLLFVCATLGPMLLIVPLLERWSGAAGRVLRVFGAVPLFAYLLHVYLVHALSIVAHLLSGRSTDGLFDFLRKAFLDPGALSALDFPISATFAAWGTTLLLLYPCCRWWGAVKARRRDWWLSYL